One Pseudomonas sp. HOU2 genomic window carries:
- a CDS encoding TonB-dependent receptor, translating to MYQRSRSLLAIAVVGAIWQLPAQAEDTSTRVDDDTRLGTVLVTGTRGTARTVLDSPVPVDVLTAADLKSTGVADGELGQALQTLLPSFSMPRQSNSGGADHVRAAQLRGMSPDQVLVLVNGKRRHTSAVVNDSSKIGRGTAPVDFNSIPISAIKRIEVLRDGAGAQYGSDAIAGVINIILDDAPEGGEVSTSYGAFHTHQDAIGRTTTDGQNSVTTAKIGTRLGEEGGFIRGGTEYKNRNPTNRAGFDGFADTPDQRNYVMGDGLARDVNLWFNSELPLAGGKAYSFGTYNQRHTTGAEFYRYPYEQPQFYPNGYLPQSLGDNKDVSATAGFKGMIGEDWDFDSSVTHGRNRFDGSTRRTLNVSLGADSPTKFDTGDYELRQTTTNLDFSRELRLGGRSFVLALGGEYRYENYLTYAGDEASYIGSGADGANGLRPSEESDLDRNVFATYAELSGDLTERFFVDAATRWEHYDDAGSKLTGKLSGRYKLTEQWALRGAVSNNFRAPSLAQSGFQNTTSNFGEGGTLTDIRVLSVNDPIARALGAEKLDPETSKNFSLGLTFQLNERFDASLDVFRIDVKDRITLSQRIGSDAMEQYINDNFGVAGVHDVNFFTNAADTSTHGAELVLNYHQPLYEGQLGLTTAYTYNHTKVTSTKGTPSQLTALGIGNDALVGVEETNTLTDAAPKDRFVFSANWASEHWGLLGRLTRQGETTRVFDFGDSQPEQTYGAVWQLDAEVTYKFTPKFSVALGGNNLTDNYPERSGSAINYGGNLPYDVLSPIGTNGAYYYASATYGF from the coding sequence ATGTATCAGCGTTCCCGTTCATTACTGGCCATCGCGGTGGTCGGTGCGATCTGGCAACTTCCTGCGCAAGCCGAAGACACTTCCACCCGCGTTGACGATGACACACGGCTGGGTACCGTGCTGGTCACCGGCACCCGTGGCACTGCTCGCACGGTGCTCGATTCTCCAGTGCCGGTGGACGTGTTGACCGCCGCCGACCTCAAGTCCACCGGCGTGGCCGACGGTGAGCTGGGCCAGGCGCTGCAAACGTTGTTGCCATCGTTCAGCATGCCGCGGCAGTCCAACTCCGGTGGTGCTGACCATGTGCGCGCCGCACAGTTGCGCGGCATGAGCCCGGACCAGGTGCTGGTGCTGGTCAATGGCAAGCGTCGTCACACTTCAGCGGTGGTCAACGACTCGTCGAAAATCGGTCGCGGCACGGCGCCGGTGGACTTCAACTCGATCCCCATCAGCGCGATCAAACGCATCGAAGTGCTGCGCGACGGCGCCGGGGCGCAGTACGGCTCCGACGCGATTGCCGGGGTGATCAACATCATCCTCGACGACGCCCCTGAGGGCGGCGAAGTGTCCACCAGCTATGGCGCGTTTCACACCCATCAGGACGCCATCGGCAGAACCACCACCGACGGCCAGAACAGCGTGACCACCGCCAAGATCGGCACGCGCCTGGGCGAAGAGGGCGGGTTCATTCGTGGCGGCACCGAGTACAAAAATCGCAACCCGACCAACCGCGCCGGTTTCGATGGCTTTGCCGATACCCCCGACCAGCGCAATTACGTGATGGGCGACGGCCTGGCGCGTGACGTCAACCTGTGGTTCAACAGCGAGCTGCCGCTGGCCGGCGGCAAAGCCTACAGCTTCGGCACTTACAACCAGCGCCACACCACTGGCGCCGAGTTCTATCGCTACCCCTACGAGCAGCCGCAGTTCTACCCCAACGGCTACCTGCCGCAGTCGCTGGGCGATAACAAGGATGTGTCTGCCACCGCCGGTTTCAAAGGCATGATTGGCGAGGACTGGGACTTCGACAGCAGCGTCACCCATGGCCGCAACCGTTTCGACGGCTCCACCCGCCGCACGCTCAACGTCAGCCTCGGCGCGGACTCACCCACGAAGTTCGACACTGGCGATTACGAGCTGCGCCAGACCACCACCAACCTCGATTTCAGCCGCGAACTGCGCCTCGGCGGACGCTCGTTCGTGCTGGCGCTGGGCGGTGAATACCGTTACGAAAACTACCTGACCTACGCCGGCGACGAGGCCTCTTACATCGGCTCCGGCGCTGACGGCGCCAATGGCCTGCGCCCCAGCGAAGAGTCGGACCTGGACCGCAACGTGTTTGCGACCTACGCCGAGTTGTCGGGCGATCTCACCGAGCGCTTCTTCGTCGACGCCGCCACTCGCTGGGAACATTACGACGATGCCGGCAGCAAGCTCACCGGCAAGCTCAGCGGTCGCTACAAACTGACCGAGCAGTGGGCGCTGCGCGGTGCGGTGTCGAACAACTTCCGTGCGCCGTCGCTGGCGCAAAGCGGTTTCCAGAACACCACCAGTAACTTCGGCGAAGGCGGCACGCTCACCGATATTCGCGTGCTCTCGGTCAACGACCCGATTGCCCGTGCGCTGGGCGCCGAGAAGCTCGATCCGGAGACTTCGAAAAACTTCAGCCTCGGCCTGACGTTCCAGCTCAACGAGCGCTTCGATGCTTCCCTTGACGTGTTCCGCATCGACGTCAAGGACCGCATCACCCTGTCGCAGCGCATCGGCAGCGACGCCATGGAGCAATACATCAACGACAACTTCGGCGTGGCCGGGGTGCATGACGTCAACTTCTTCACCAACGCCGCCGACACCAGCACCCACGGTGCCGAACTGGTGCTCAACTACCATCAGCCGCTATACGAAGGGCAACTGGGCCTGACCACCGCGTACACCTACAACCACACCAAAGTCACCAGCACCAAAGGCACGCCGTCGCAACTGACGGCATTGGGCATCGGCAACGATGCATTGGTCGGCGTTGAAGAAACCAACACCCTGACCGACGCCGCGCCCAAGGATCGCTTCGTGTTCAGCGCCAATTGGGCCAGCGAACACTGGGGCCTGCTCGGGCGTCTGACTCGTCAGGGCGAGACCACCCGAGTGTTCGACTTCGGTGACTCGCAACCGGAGCAGACCTATGGCGCGGTGTGGCAACTGGACGCCGAGGTGACCTACAAATTCACCCCGAAATTCAGCGTCGCCCTGGGCGGCAACAACCTCACCGACAATTACCCGGAACGCTCCGGCTCGGCGATCAACTACGGCGGCAACCTGCCGTATGACGTGCTGTCGCCAATTGGCACCAACGGCGCGTACTACTACGCCAGCGCCACCTACGGCTTCTGA
- a CDS encoding APC family permease — protein MNHSNGPKRHLPVLQALLITLGMVITTDILKTAPTVALNVGPEYFYWVWVLGGLASMAGALCFAEMATAFPHPGGDYHFLRTAYGERMGFLFAWSRFSVMHTGWIALSAFMFADYVNAVLPLGRYGSGLFAGGVIAALVLLNLTGKHIGFITQTLLVGLLALGFLSIASAGVWLVWQGVEAAPASVSVAPENTGMAGFSAAMIFVFLAFGGWSDAATLSAEVRDGRRGIFIAMLGALTLLMAIYLALNWAFVRGLGFAGLAASNAPAVELLNRAFGAPGVLLILLMVGIAAIATINSTLLVGARTTYAAARDVPQLRRFGEWHEDDGVPRKALLAEGAVALLLVLFGSFTQSGFNTMVEYLTPVYWLFLSFSSLALIILRRRFPDVPRPVRVPLYPLVPLLFFGLCLYMLYSSVTVVGWGAFLGIGVLLVGALLLAGLSRVASTPRQALGQISD, from the coding sequence ATGAATCATTCGAACGGCCCCAAGCGCCATCTGCCGGTGTTGCAGGCGTTGCTGATCACGCTGGGCATGGTGATCACCACCGACATCCTCAAGACCGCGCCGACCGTGGCGCTGAACGTCGGGCCGGAATATTTCTATTGGGTCTGGGTGCTCGGCGGCCTGGCGTCGATGGCCGGGGCGTTGTGCTTTGCCGAAATGGCCACGGCATTTCCACATCCGGGCGGCGACTATCACTTTCTGCGCACGGCCTATGGCGAACGCATGGGGTTCCTGTTCGCCTGGTCGCGTTTTTCGGTGATGCACACCGGGTGGATCGCCTTGTCGGCGTTCATGTTTGCCGATTACGTCAATGCCGTGCTGCCGCTCGGTCGGTACGGATCGGGGCTGTTTGCCGGCGGGGTGATCGCCGCGCTGGTGCTGCTCAATCTCACCGGCAAGCACATCGGTTTCATCACCCAGACCTTGTTGGTCGGCTTGTTGGCGCTGGGCTTTCTGAGCATCGCTAGCGCCGGGGTGTGGCTGGTGTGGCAGGGGGTTGAAGCAGCACCAGCGAGCGTTTCGGTTGCGCCGGAAAACACCGGCATGGCCGGGTTTTCGGCGGCGATGATTTTTGTGTTTCTGGCGTTCGGCGGCTGGAGTGATGCGGCCACATTGTCGGCGGAAGTGCGCGATGGACGACGCGGAATTTTTATCGCCATGCTCGGCGCGCTGACGCTGCTGATGGCGATCTATCTGGCACTGAACTGGGCGTTTGTGCGCGGTCTGGGTTTCGCCGGGCTGGCGGCAAGCAACGCACCGGCAGTGGAATTGTTGAACCGTGCATTCGGCGCACCGGGTGTACTGCTGATTCTGCTGATGGTCGGCATCGCGGCCATCGCCACCATCAACTCGACCTTGCTGGTCGGCGCCCGCACCACCTACGCCGCCGCCCGCGATGTGCCGCAGTTGCGTCGCTTCGGCGAGTGGCACGAGGACGATGGCGTGCCGCGCAAGGCGTTGCTGGCCGAGGGCGCGGTGGCGTTGTTGCTGGTGTTGTTCGGCAGTTTTACCCAGAGCGGATTCAACACCATGGTCGAGTACCTGACCCCGGTGTACTGGTTGTTTCTGAGTTTCAGCAGCCTGGCGCTGATCATTCTGCGGCGGCGTTTTCCCGATGTGCCGAGGCCGGTCCGGGTGCCGTTGTATCCGCTGGTGCCGCTGCTGTTTTTTGGCCTGTGCCTGTACATGCTCTATTCGAGCGTGACGGTAGTGGGCTGGGGCGCGTTTCTGGGGATTGGCGTGTTGCTGGTGGGCGCGCTGCTGTTGGCGGGATTGAGCCGCGTGGCGTCGACGCCTCGGCAAGCTCTGGGGCAGATCAGCGATTAA
- a CDS encoding sulfite oxidase-like oxidoreductase, with protein MHNKAMRLRNSRAPKADPALGQRLPPGQVLTERFPILHEGTVPEYELATWSLRLFGKVGRAVELSFADLQRLPQRELQCDIHCVTRWSKFDTQWSGVHLQDLLSVFDIQPASRFVMAHADHDYQTNLSLDDLLHPDSLLATHYAGVPLTAQHGWPLRLVVAGRYFWKSAKWLRGLEFVDEEQPGFWERNGFHLHADPFAEQRFSAQALDIAEDAWLEKEFD; from the coding sequence ATGCACAACAAAGCCATGCGTTTGCGCAACAGCCGCGCACCTAAGGCTGATCCGGCGCTCGGTCAACGTTTGCCGCCGGGGCAGGTGTTGACCGAGCGGTTCCCGATTCTCCACGAAGGCACGGTGCCGGAGTATGAGTTGGCAACCTGGTCACTGCGCCTGTTCGGCAAGGTCGGGCGTGCCGTCGAGTTGAGTTTTGCCGACCTGCAAAGGTTGCCGCAGCGCGAGTTGCAATGTGACATTCATTGCGTGACACGCTGGTCGAAGTTCGACACGCAGTGGAGCGGGGTGCATCTGCAGGATCTGCTGAGCGTCTTCGACATTCAGCCCGCTTCGCGTTTCGTCATGGCCCACGCCGATCACGACTACCAGACCAACCTGTCACTCGACGACCTGCTGCACCCGGACAGCCTGCTGGCCACCCATTACGCCGGCGTCCCTTTGACCGCCCAGCACGGCTGGCCGCTGCGACTGGTGGTCGCGGGGCGCTACTTCTGGAAGAGCGCCAAATGGCTGCGCGGCCTGGAGTTTGTCGACGAAGAACAACCCGGTTTCTGGGAACGCAACGGCTTTCACCTGCACGCCGATCCGTTTGCGGAGCAACGCTTCAGTGCGCAGGCCCTGGACATTGCCGAGGATGCCTGGCTGGAAAAGGAATTCGACTAA
- a CDS encoding DUF3574 domain-containing protein translates to MQRRLLLAALFVAIAGCASPPPAAVHTHDPASSTLQGDATRPAQAQWIRTELYFSVGTVDGKEGAVSPTRWREFLDKEVTSRFPDGFTVFDAYGQWRDHGAKEPERLSTKVIVILHENNPQNATNIEAIRLAYKRITGDLSVLRLSQPADVSF, encoded by the coding sequence ATGCAAAGACGCCTGTTACTGGCAGCGCTATTCGTCGCTATCGCCGGTTGTGCCAGCCCGCCGCCTGCCGCCGTTCACACCCATGACCCCGCCAGTTCGACCCTGCAAGGCGATGCCACGCGTCCGGCGCAGGCGCAGTGGATTCGTACTGAGTTGTACTTTTCGGTAGGCACGGTGGATGGCAAGGAAGGCGCGGTCAGCCCGACGCGCTGGCGCGAGTTTCTCGACAAGGAAGTGACGTCGCGGTTTCCCGACGGCTTCACCGTGTTCGATGCCTATGGGCAGTGGCGTGATCATGGGGCGAAGGAGCCGGAGCGGTTGAGCACCAAGGTCATCGTGATCCTCCACGAGAACAATCCGCAGAACGCCACCAACATCGAGGCGATTCGACTGGCGTACAAACGCATTACCGGAGACCTGTCGGTACTGCGCCTTTCGCAACCGGCCGACGTTTCGTTTTAA